A stretch of Planctomycetia bacterium DNA encodes these proteins:
- a CDS encoding CDP-alcohol phosphatidyltransferase family protein produces the protein MSGVASVTTETRAAWTPEAINARARDEARRARNYPISRWYLRPLAGIASRYLMRSSLQPCHVTWCGFGCTLAAAATILLAPAYCAVAAALIMAAWFCDRLDGQLARRQGTASAYGAWLDGNLDELADIALHTAFAFAAAAQWGNVAWWLWGAFVSGKYLFMYGLASENSDAVDAAPTPVTTSGHWATPLYHLPANADVRIHLAMAAAYSGAWGVELAVIAAYYQFRWLARHVLVARRLRREAA, from the coding sequence GTGAGTGGAGTGGCAAGCGTTACGACCGAAACGCGCGCGGCTTGGACCCCTGAGGCGATCAACGCGCGCGCACGAGACGAAGCGCGCCGCGCGCGGAACTACCCGATCTCGCGCTGGTATCTGCGTCCGCTCGCTGGGATTGCGTCGCGTTATCTGATGCGTTCGTCGCTGCAACCTTGCCATGTGACGTGGTGCGGCTTCGGCTGCACGCTGGCGGCGGCGGCGACCATTTTGTTGGCGCCGGCGTACTGCGCCGTGGCGGCGGCACTCATCATGGCGGCCTGGTTTTGCGATCGGCTCGACGGCCAACTCGCGCGACGACAAGGGACCGCCAGCGCTTACGGCGCCTGGCTGGATGGGAATCTCGACGAATTGGCCGACATCGCCTTGCATACCGCGTTCGCGTTCGCCGCAGCCGCGCAATGGGGAAACGTAGCCTGGTGGTTGTGGGGCGCGTTCGTCTCGGGCAAGTACCTCTTCATGTATGGATTGGCGTCGGAGAATTCCGATGCCGTGGATGCGGCGCCGACGCCTGTGACAACTTCTGGCCATTGGGCGACGCCACTCTATCACCTGCCGGCCAATGCCGACGTGCGGATTCATCTAGCCATGGCGGCAGCCTATTCCGGCGCCTGGGGCGTCGAACTGGCCGTGATCGCCGCTTACTACCAATTTCGCTGGCTGGCGCGCCATGTCCTGGTCGCGCGACGGCTGCGGCGGGAGGCGGCATGA